GCCGAAGTTCAACACCCGCGAGGTCTGGACCCTGAAGACCGGCGGCGGCTGGGACCACCCGGTGCACATCCACTTCGAGGAAGGCCAGATCCTGTCGCGCGACGGCAGCCTCTCCAACGTGCCCAAGTGGGAACGCGGCCGCAAGGACGTCTACCGGCTGCGTCCCGGCGGCGAGGTCAAGATCTCGATGCAGTTCCGCGACTGGGGCGGCATGTTCATGGAGCACTGCCACACCACGACGCACGAAGACCACGCGATGCTCATGCGCTGGGACATCAGCAACGCCGGCGCGCCGTTCCTGCAGCCGCTGCCCACCCCGATGCCGCGTCCCCAGGGCGTGACCTTCACGCCTGCGGCCCAGGTCCTGTCCTGACGAGAGCCCCTTCCATGATCAATCCCCTTGAAGTGCGGCGCACCGCCGCCGCCGTCTGCCTGACGGCGCTGCTGCCCCTCGCGTGGCCGTCCGTTCAGGCGCAGAACCGCCTGCAGGTCAAGCAGGTGGCGGTGAAGACGAACGGTCCGGACGCCGATGTCGAGCACGTGCAGTTCGCGGGTTCGGCCGTGGTCAACAGCCGCATGGTTCCCGACCCCGACTTCGGCAAGCCGTCGCTGCTGATGCAGTTCGACCTGACCGGCGTCACCGGCACGGGCGCCAAGAGCGGCATCAGGTACGTGCTGACGAGCCAGGAGCATGTCATCCGGCCGTTCGCGATCCATCAGAACGTCGAGTTCACCTTTCCCATGGCGACCGACGAGAACGCGCCGATCAGCAAGGTGCGGGTCGGCACGGCGCGCTTCATGATGAACGTCGACCGCGACACCGGCGAAGTCACCTCGCTCAACGTCGTCCTGACGCCGCGCTGAAGACCCGCCGAGTTCGGATCATGCGAATGCCCCGGTTCCTCGACAGGAAGGCCGTCCTGAGCATCGCGGGCATGGGGCTCGTCGCGTTGGCGCTGCTGTACTTCGAGGGCGCTTTCGAGCGCGGGCTCTGGGGCGCCAGACATTTCCCGAACGTCGTGCTCACGACCCAGCACGGTACCAAGGTGCGTCTCTACGACGACCTGATCAAGGGCAAGGCGGTGGCGATCAACACCTTCTTCGCCGGTTGCGGCGACGTGTGCCCGCTGGGCACGGCGAAGATGCTGGAACTGCAGCGGCTCCTGGGTGATCGGGTCGGCCGGGACATCTTCTTCTACTCGATCAGCGTCGACCCGTTCAACGACACCCCGCAGGCGATGAAGGCGTACGCCGATCGCTTCGACATCGGGCCGGGCTGGCTGTTCTTGACCGGCAGCGAGAAGGACGTGCAGCTCGCCACGCGCAAGCTCGGCCTGGGCACGCTCGAGGCGACCGCGCCGCGCGACAACCACAGCACCACGCTGATGGTCGGTCACGAACCGAGCGGGCAATGGATGAAGAACTCGAGCACCGACAACCCGCGCTTCGTCGCCGGGAGCATCCAGACCTTCCTCGGCTGGCCCGATCGGCTGCAGAGCCGCAAGTACGCGGAGGCGACGCCTCTGCAGGTGACCAACGGCCAGTTCCTGTTCCAGAACGGCTGCATGGCCTGCCACAGCATCGGCGGCGGCGACAGGATCGGCCCGGACCTGCTGGGCGTCACCGAGCGCCGGCAGCGCGGGTGGCTCGAGAAGTTCGTGCTGGTCCCCGACGAGGTGCTCGCCGCCGGGGACCCGCTGGCCAACGAGCTGCTCAAGCGATACAAGGGCGTGCGCATGCCCAACCTGGGTCTTTCGCGGGAAGAGGTAGGCGACATCCTGGCGCACATCGACACCCGCACGGCCGAGGCCCGCGATCGCCAGGCGAAGGCCGGCGCGTCGGGTCCGGCCATGGTGCCCGGCCCGGCACCTCCACCAGGAGCGAGGCAATGACCCTGTTCGGACGCGATGCGGACTTCCACGTGCGGGGTGCGGGGGCGTTGATGCTCCTGGCCATGACGAGCCTGGTCACGGCCTGCGGGGGCCAGGGCGACAGCGACGCGACGGTCGCCGCGCGAGAGACCCCCGACCTCGGGCGAAGCCGGGTCCTCGCCGCCCCGACGGCGACGCCGGCCGCCACGTCCGCGCTGCAGACGTTGCGCGACGTCGCGCCACCGGACCCGTCGGGCTCGGAGGGCACGGCCGAGGGCCTGTGGCGTCCCGTCGTGCTGGCCGACTACGTCAGCGACCGCGGCGCCGCGATCCGCCTGGGCAAGGCGCTCTTCTGGGACATGAACGTCGGCAGCGACGGCAATACCGCCTGTGCGAGCTGCCACTTCAAGGCCGGTGCCGACAACCGCATCGCCAATCAGCTCAATCCCGGCCTGGCCAATGTCGATCCGGCCCTCGGCGCGCTGTTCAACAAGCCCTGGACCGCCCGTGCGGTGCCCGGTGACGTGCCCTCGCATGGCATGAAGTCGGGCGGCCAGGGGGGTCCCAACTACACGATGGCGGCGGCCGACTTTCCCCTGCACGTCCTCGCCGATCCGCTCGAGCGCAACTCGGCCATCCTCTACACCACCGACGACGTCGTCGGCTCCCAGGGCGTCTTCGACGCCAACTTCGTGCGGCCCGGGCAGTCGCGCTTCGACGACTGCACGCTGCGGCCCGACGGGTTGTTCCACGTCGGCGCCTTCAACACCCGTCGGACGACGGGCCGCAATTCGCCCACCGTCATCAATGCCGTGTTGAACGTGCGCAACTTCTGGGACGGTCGCGCCAACCAGGTCTTCAACGGCTTCTCGCCCTTCGGTCTACGCGATCCCGACGCGGGCATCTGGGTGACGTCGGCCGAGGGCCGGGTGGTGAAGGCGCGCCTGGCGCTCAAGGATGCGAGCGCCGCGTCCCAGGCGGTGGGCCCACCGGGCAGCGATGTCGAGATGTCCTGCGGGGGCCGGTCGTTCCCGAACATCGCGCGACGGGTGCTCGACCTGCCGGCGTTGAACCGCCAGGCCATCGATCCGACCGATTCGGTGCTCGCGTCGTTCGAGGGAGGGCTCAAGCCCAAGTACCGCCAACTCGTCCAGGCCGCGTTCCAGCCCCGGCTCTGGAACGGTGTGCAGCCGGTCCTGCTGGGCGACGCGCCCTACAGCCAGATCGAGGCGAACTTCCCGCTCTTCTTCGGTCTGGCGATCCAGCTCTACGAAGCCACGCTGCTGTCCGATCGGACGCCCCTGGACGCCTACCTCCAGGGCGATTCCCGGGCGCTCAGCGCCTCCGAGGTCCGTGGCCTGAACCTTTTCACCGGCAAGGCGCAGTGCATCAACTGTCACGGCGGCCCCGAGCTCACCAACGCGGCCTCCCGGCTGCGCCTGGCGCCCACAAAGCGTGTCGAACGCATGGCCATGGGCGACGGCCAGCCCGCGATCTACGACAACGGCTTCTACAACATCGGCGTGCGGCCCACGAGCGAGGACCTGGGCGTCGGTGGCGTGGATCCCTGGAACAACCCGCTGTCCTTCACGCGCCAGTACCGCACGGTGGTGGGGGGCGGCAGCGTGCCCGATCCGTTCACCGTCGACGTCTGCGCGTTCGAGTCGGGATTGGGGGGCGCCGAGCCCTGCGACGCGCGGCGACTTGCGCCGCCCGATTTCCGCGACGCCGTCGACGGCGCCTTCAAGACCCCTGGGCTGCGCAACGTCGAACTGACAGGGCCCTATTTCCACAACGGCAGCCGGGCCACGCTCGAGCAGGTGCTGGAGTTCTACAACCGCGGTGGCGATCGTCGCGGATCGAATGCCGACAACACCAGCGGCTTCGGCCCGAACGGCGCCAACCTCGACCCCGACATCCGGCCACTCGGCCTCACGCCGGCGGAAGTGGCCGATCTCGCCGCTTTCCTGAAGACGCCGCTCACGGACCCACGGGTCGCCTGGGAGCAGGCGCCGTTCGACCATCCGGCGCTGATGCTGCCCAACGGCCATCATCTCGGCGATGGCGCGCGCGCCGCGGCGCCGCAGTCGACCGATCCCAAGGGCGCGAGGGAAGCCCCGGACGTCGTGCTGCGGGTGCCGGCGGTCGGCGCGAAGGGCCGAACCGCCAGGGAAGGTGCGCTGCAGCCGTTCCACCTGCAGCTGAAGTGATCGGCAGGCCACGCGGGACCCGGGGCGGTTCGCGGTCGCACCGGGCAGGCCGTCCGGCGGCCGAGGTCAGGCGCCCTGGCGCGCCTGCATGAACTCGATGAAGACGCGCAGCTTGCGCGGAACGTGGGCCCGGCTCGGGTGATACAGGCAGAAGCCCGGGAAGGCCGGCCACCAGGGCTCGAGCAGCGCCACCAGACGTCCCGTGGAAAGGTCGTCCCGGACCTGCGACTCGAACGCGCAGGCGATGCCCGCGCCCGCACGCACCGCGGCGAGGATGAGGTCGCCGTCGTTGGTGAGCACGGGGCCCTGGACGTCGATGGTCATGTCGCTGCCCTCGTGCGTGTATTCCCAGCGATAGACCACGCCGCCCAGGCGCGCGTTGATGCAGCGATGGCCGGCCAGGTCCTGCGGTGCGCGCGGCGGTTCGCGCCCGGCGAGGTAGCGCGGCGACGCGACGGTGGCGATGCGCTGCCGGCCGCCGAGCGGCACGGCGACCACGTCCTGCGCCAGGTTCTCGTCCAGGCGGATGCCGGCGTCGAATCCGCCCGCGACGAGGTCGAGCAGCGCGTTGTCGCAATGCATTTCCAGCGTGATGTCGGGGAACGCGTCCAGAAACGCCATCAGGTGGGGCATGACCAGGATGTCGGCGGCCGTGCGCGACAGGTTCAGCCGAAGCAGCCCGGCGGGCCTGTCGCGCGATTCGTTCAGGCCCTCGACGGCGAGCGCCACCGCGGCCAGGCCGGGCTGCGCCTGCGCGAGGAAACGCCGGCCGAGTTCGGTCAGGCTGACCCGGCGGGTGGAGCGGTCGAGCAACCGCACGCCGAGCCCGCGTTCGAGCTTGCGAACGGTCTGGGACAGCGCGGAGGGCGACACGCCGAGTTCGGTCGCCGCGCGCGTGAAGCTCGCGTGGTGCGCCACGCGCGCGAAGGCGGCAATGGGGGCGAGCAGGTCCGAGGGCATCGCCGCATTATGAAGACCGGCTTCAGGGCGCATCCCGCGCGCCCGGGTTTATCCAGTGGTGCTTCCTGTCTACGCTCGGCACCGGTCCGCTCCCCGGGGCGGCCGCTCGTCGACAACCATCAAAGGAACACACCATGACCCAGCTCACGGGCAAAGTCGCCATCGTCACCGGTTCGTCCAAGGGGATCGGTGCCGGCATCGCTGAACGCCTGGCCGCCGACGGCGCCTGCGTCGTCGTCAACCACTCGCGCAGTGCCGAAGCGGCGGGGCGCGTCGTCCAGCGCATCGCCGCGGCCGGCGGGCGCGCCGTCGCGGTCCAGGCCGACCTGTCGCGGCCCGACCAGATTGGTCCCCTGGTCGATGCCGCGATCACGCACTTCGGGGGCCTCGACATCCTCGTGAACAACGCCGGCATCTACCGGCCCGATTCGCTCGAATCGCTGACGGCGGAGAGCATCGACGCGCACTTCGCGCTCAACGTGCGCGGTCTTCTCCTGACCACCCAGGCGGCGGCGCGCGTCATGCGCGCCGGGGGCGTCGTCGTGAACATCAGCTCCGGCCTCGCGAAGAGTCCCTATCCCACGGTCCATGCCTACTGCGCGACCAAGGGCGCGGTCGACACCCTGACGCGTTCGCTGGGCCTGGCGCTCGGCCCGCGGCGGATCCGCGTGGTCGGCATCGCACCGGGATTCGTGAAGACCGAGGGCAACGCCGAGTCCGCCCGGGACGTGGCCGACGTGCTGGTCGGCAAGACGCCGCTGGCCCGGGTCGGGATGCCGGCGGACATCGCGGCCGCGGTGGCGTTCGTCGTCTCCGGCGATGGCGGCTGGATCACCGGCACGACGATCGATGTCGCCGGAGGCATGGTGTTCTGACGCGCGGCGCCGCCGTCCGCGTCGGCGCCCCGGGCACGCCAGGAGCTCGCGCAGGTCCGCGGGCCGCTACGCCTCGGCTTTGAGCAGGTCCACCAGCGCCCGCAGCGGCGCCGGCATGAGGCGGTTGGCCGGGAAGTAGAGGAACAGGCCGGGCCCGGCGGGGCACCAGTCGTCCAGGACAGGCATCAGCCGACCCTGGTCGAGCTCCGCCCGCGCCGAGGTCTCGGGCACGTAGGCGATGCCGAGACCGCGCAGCGCCGCCTCGACCATCAGCGGCACGTTGTCCAGCGTCAGCGCGCCCGGCACGTCGATGGCGACCTCCTGGCCGTGCTTCGCGAACTCCCACCGGTAGCGCTTGCCGCTGGGCAGGCGCTGGCGGATGCAGACGTGCCGCTTCAGGTCGTCCGGCGTCACCAGCGGCGCGCGGCCGGCGAGGTAGGCGGGCGATGCGACGGCGACGAACCGGACGCCGCCGCCGACGGGCACGCCCACCATGTCCTGCGGCAGGGCATCGCCGAGCCGGATGCCGGCATCGAAACCCTGCGCGACGACGTCGACCAGCTGTCCCTGCGCCACCAGGTCCAGTTCCACCAGCGGACAGGCCGCCAGGAAGCGGGGCACGACGTCCTGCAGCAGCAGGCGCGCGGCGGCCTCGCTGGTGTTGATCCGGAGGGTTCCCTGCACCCGGCCGTCGACCTGCGCAACCACGTCCAGCGCGTCGTCCAGGTCGCGCAGCACCGGCCCGATGCGCGCCAGCAGACGTTCGCCCAGTTCCGTCGGCGCGACGCTGCGGGTCGTGCGGTTGAGCAGGCGCGCCCCGAGTTGGCTTTCGAGCCCGCGCATGGCGTGGCTGAGCGACGAGCGCGACTGTCCGAGCGCGTCGGCGGCCCGGCGGAAGCTGCGATGCGTGGCGACGGCCTGGAACGCGGCAAGGTCGGCGAGCGTCGGTTTGGGCATTGGTGAATTTCGTTGACCGTCTCGTCCCGGTCCATCGGACTTCTCAGGACACCGGCGGCTTTCCAGAATCGAGCCCTCAACATTCTGGACGAAACGCATGACCTCCAAGACCTGGCTCATCACCGGCGCTTCCGCCGGCCTCGGGCGCCTGCTCACGCAGACGCTCCTCTCGCGTGGCGACCGCGTCGTCGCCACCGTCCGGAGGCCTGGCGCGCTGCAGGCGCTCGAAATGGCGCACCCGGAGCGCCTGCTCGTCCTGCCGCTCGACGTGACCGACGTGGCGGCGATCCGCCGGACCGTCGACGACGCCTTTGATCGCACGGGACGGATCGACGTCGTCGTCAGCAACGCGGGCTACGGGCTGTTCGGTGCGGCCGAGGAACTGAGCGACGAACAGATCGACCGCCAGATCGCGACCAACCTGGTCGGCTCGATCCAGGTGATCCGCGCCGCCCTGCCGCACCTGCGCCGCCAGGGGGGTGGACGGGTGGTGCAGGTCTCCTCCGAGGGCGGGCAGATCGCCTACCCCAACTTCAGCCTGTACCACGCGACCAAGTGGGGCATCGAAGGCTTCGTCGAGTCGGTCGCGCAGGAGGTCGAGGGCTTCGGCATCGACTTCCTGCTGGTGGAGCCCGGCCCGACCGCGACGGGCTTCCGCGACGGTCTGGACCACGCGACGCCCCTGCCCGACTACGAGGACACCCCCGCCGGCCGGGTGCGCCGGTCGGTCCGCGATGGCGACTTCAGGCTGACCGGGGATGCCGGACGGACCGTCGCGGCCATGCTCGCCGCGGCCGACGAAGGCACGCCGGGGTTGCGTCGCCTGGCGTTGGGCAGCACCGCCTACGCGTCGATCCGCACGGCGCTGCGGTCGCGCGTCGGGGCGCTGGAGGCGCAGCGGGAGATCGCGTACTCCGCCGACGCCGACGCCTGACGGTCCGGGCGCCGCGTGGACGCCGGGTGCCGGCCGCTCACGCCAGGCCGCCGTTGACGCGAAGGATCTGGCCGTTGACCCATGCCGCATCGTGCCCGGCGAGGAAGGAGACCACGCTGGCGATGTCGTCCGGCTGGCCCAGGCGCTCCAGGGGCGGCATCTTGGCGAACTGCGCGATCAGCGCGTCGCTCTTGCCGTCGAGGAACAGCGCCGTGGCGACCGGACCGGGTGCGATCGCGTTGACGGTGATGGCGCGGCCACGCAACTCCTTGGCGAACACGTGGGTGAAGGCTTCCACCGCCGCCTTGGTCGCGTTGTAGACGGCGTAGCCGGGCAGGTTCAGCGCGAGCGTCGTGCTCGAGAAGTTGACGATGCGTCCGCCTTCGTTCAGGCGCGTGGCCGCCTCGCGCATCGTGTTGAACGTGCCCTTCGCATTCACGTCGAAATGCCGGTCGTAGTCGGCGTCGCTGGTCTGCGCCAGCGGGGTCGTCCTGAGGATGCCGGCGTTGTTGACGAGCACGTCGATCGTGCCGAGCGTGTGCTCGACCTCGTCGAACATCGCCTTGACCTGCGAGCTGCTCGCGACGTCGGCCTGGACCGCCATGGCCGTCTGCTCCCTGGCGTTCATCGACAGGACGAGTTCGTCGGCTTCCCGGGGGCTGTTGGCGTGATTGAGGACGACGGCGAAACCGTCGTCCGCCAGCCGCCTGGCGATCGCGGCGCCGATGCCGCGCGACGCGCCGGTGACGAGGGCGATCTTCTGTCTGGAGGAGGTCATTCGGATTTTCCTGAGTGGGAAGGTTGGAGCGTGGGAGATGGAAGACGAACTGGCCGAGACGGCCAGGGGACTCACCAGGGCACTTGGCCCCGGGCATCCAGGAACTGCCCGGTGCCTCCGGTTTCCGTCAGCGCCAGCCGGACCGCCGTGGCGGCGCCTTCCTCGACCGTCAGGACGCCCGTGTTCCCGTTGAGGTCGGTCCTGACGAACCCGGGGCAGACGGCGTTGACCGCGATCCCGTGCTCGCCGAGTTCCTGGGCGAGTTGCACGGTCAGCATGTTGAGCGCCGCCTTCGACGCGTTGTAGCCGATCCATTGCGCCTGGTGGTACGGCGACGTCGGGTCGCTGTTCAGGCTCAGCGAGCCCAGGCTGCTGGACAGGTTGACGATCTTGGCCGATCGGCCCCGCCGCAGGAGCGGGAGCATCGACTGCGTCACCGCCAACGCACCGAGAAAGTTGGTTTCGAGCAGGCGACGCACGGCATCGACGGACGCGTGAGCGGGCCGGCCGTCGCCGGGGTCGTTGATCCCGGCGTTGTTCACCAGGATGTCCAGCGATCCGAACCGCCCGAGGATCCGGTCGGCGGCGCGCGCCACGCTGGCCTCGTCGGTCACGTCGATTTCGATCGCATGGGCGTCGATGCCTTCCGCGCGCAGCGTACCCGCGGCGGCGTCGCCGCGCGCCAGGCTCCGGGCGCCGATCAGCACGGTCAGCCCGCCGCGCCCCAGTTCCCGACCGATCTGCCGTCCGATTCCCTTGTTCCCGCCCGTGATCAGGGCGATCCGCCCGGCTTGCTTCATGTGCTCGTTCCTTCGCTGTGGAAGCAGGATCATCGGCGCCGGCCCGCGTTCCGATAAGGCTGGCGCGCGGGAACAAGCCGTTCGCCGTGGCGATCAGGCCGACGCGCCGGCGGCGGTGGCAGGGCGCTCGGAGGCGCTCGGGGGTGGCCGGTAGACTGGTCGTCATGGCCAACGATCGCGATCCCTCGCTGGACGACCTGTCGGTCTTTCTCGCGGTGTGCGAGGCCGCCGGCTTCCGCGCCGCCGCCCGGCGACTCGGCCGCGCGCCGTCCAACGTCAGCGAGACCGTCTCGAGGGTCGAGGCCCAGCTCGGCGTGGCGCTGCTCCATCGCACCACGCGCAGCGTGATGCCGACGGAAGCGGGGCGCGAGCTGCTGGCGCGCATCGCTCCGCTGCTCGCCGGCATCCGCCTGGCGCTGCACGATGTCACGGGGTCCGACCAGCAGGTCCGGGGGCTGCTGAAGCTCAATGTCACCGGCGCCGTGATGGTCGACATCCTTCCGCCCCTGATCGACCGGTTCCTCCTCAGGCATCCGGCCACGAAGGTCGAGCTGGTGGTGGAGGACCGGCTGGTCGATGCCATCGCCGAGGGCTGCATGGGCGGCATCCGCTACGGGGAGCACCTCGCTCAGGACATGATCGCGGTGCCGATCGGTCCCCGTTTCCAGCAGCTCGCGCTGGCGGCGTCGCCCGGCTACATCGCGGCGCACGGAAGCCCGCGCCATCCCGACGAGGTGGCCGGGCATGCATGCATCCGGACGCGGTTTTCCAGCGGTGCCCTCACCGCGTGGGACTTCGAGCGCGACGGCGTGCGCCTGCGGCTCGATCCGCCCGCCCGCCTGACCATCGGCGTGAACGCCGCCGCGGCCGCGATCGACCTGGCGCGCGGCGGCCACGGGCTGATCTGCACGTTCGGGAACTGGCTCGACCCCCATTTCGCGAGCGGCGACCTGGTGCCCGTCCTGTAAGACTGGTGGACGCGGTTCGACGGACCACGGCTGTATTTTCCGAGCCGGTTGATGCCCGCCCCGCTGCGCGCGTTCGTCGATCTGATCACCGGGTCCGACGCCGACGACCGTCCGCTCGCGCCCTGAAGCGGCCGCCGGGCGGGGCCCCACGGCCGACCCGGGCGTGCCACGCGGCCGGTGGCGCCTGCATCGCCCGGCGTCCGATGCGGCGAACAGCGCCGTATTCGACGACGTATTCGAGGCTTCGGAGGCATCCACGCCTGCTTATCCTCTGGCGGGTCGGCTCCGTGCGCAGGCAGGGATCGCGCAGCACGCCGGTCCGGCCGCCCGCCCGGGCGCACGGACCCGCCTGGCGCCCCTGGCACTTCCTTCCCGTCTTCCCGTCCTTCATCGAACCCACGTGCAAACCCGATCCGTTCAACGCCGCACGGTCCACGCCACGACCATCTTCGTCGTCTTCGTCTGCCTGTCGTTGCTGGCCGTGGACGTCTGGCTCGCGTGGCGGGCGCGCGATCAGCAATTGCGACAGGCCGTCGTGAGCAACACGAACCTGGCTTCGGCGGTCGCGCAGCAAATGGACGGAATGATCGCGGAGGTCGGGCACCTGCTCGACAGCATCGCCTACGAAATGGCCTCGGACGGGTCGGACCGGCACGTGCTCGACCACGTCCAGCCGCTGCTTCTCAACCACGTGGCGACCAACCGGCACGTCCAGGGCATCTTCGTCTACGACGCCGAAGGGGCCTGGGTCATCAATTCGCAGGCCATCGCGTCCGAGGGCCGGAACAACGCAGACCGTGCGTACTTCGTCGATCACCGCGAGGCGGCGTCGCTCGCGGTCCGCGTCGGCACGCCGCTCGTGAGCCGTTCGTCCGGTCGCTGGATCATTCCCGTGTCGCGCCGCTTCAACGACGCGGCGGGCCGCTTCGCCGGCGTCGTGCTGGCGACGATCGAGGTCGAGCATGTGAACCGGTTGCTGGCCAACTTCGAGATCGGCCAGCAGGGCGCCCTCACGGTCGCCCTGAACGACGGAGCCATCCTGGTGCGGCGCCCGTTCGCGGCCGAGAACCTGGGCAAGACCATCGCCGGCACGCCGCTGCAGAAGGACTTCGCGTCCCGCGCGGCGGGCACCTACGAAAGCATCTCCCCGTTCGACGGCGTCGAGCGCCTGGGCAGCTTCCAGCACACGCAAGGCCATTCGCTGCTGGTGTCGGTGGCGCTGTCCAAGCGCGAGATGCTGCGCGAGTGGCGCGAAACCACCTGGATCCAGACCCTGTGGATCGTGCTGCTGTGCGCGATCACCGCGCTGGCCGGCGCGTTGGTCGTCCGCTCGGTGCGCCAGCGCATGCGGGTCGAACTCGACCTGGGGGCGACGCGCGACGAACTCACCCGGGCCAACGCGCGCCTGTCGCAGCTCGCCAGCCACGACGGCCTGACCGGTCTGGCCAACCGCCGCGCCCTGGACGAGGCGCTGGCGCGGGACTTCGCCGAATCGTGTCGTTCCGGAGAGCCCCTGAGCCTGGTCATGATCGACGTGGATCACTTCAAGCGCTACAACGACCGCTACGGCCATCCCCAGGGCGACGCCTGCCTCCAGCAGGTGGCGCTGGCCGTGCAGTCGGCCGCGCGGCGGCCCCTCGACCTGGTGGCGCGCTACGGCGGCGAGGAGATGGTGATGGTGCTGCCCCACACCGACGCCCTGGGCGCGACCATGGTCGCGGAGATGGCGCGCGCGGCGGTCGAAGCGCTGGCGATTCCGCACGCCACGCATCCGCTGCAGAAGGTGACGGTCAGCGTCGGGGTGGCCTCGCGCACGTTCGACAACGCCATCCAGGAGGTGCAGGCCCTGGTGCGGCATGCCGACGAGGCGCTCTACGAGGCCAAGGCGGCGGGCCGCAACCGGGTGGTCGTCCACCGCGACCAGGCGATCTATCCCCGTCTGATCGCGGCCTGATCCGCACCTCGCGAGGCATCGCCCGGGGGTGGGCGCTACACGGACCGCGCCTGCGGCCGACCGGAATCGCCGTCGGGGCGGGTCGCCAGCCACGACGGCCGGCCGGACGTCGCGCGCTGTGCGAAGCGTCCCGGCGATCCACAGGGATCACCGCTGGGACGCGACGCGCCGTCCGAAAACTCAGTAGAAACACAGTTTTGCCCGGCAACGAGGAGGCCGGGGATGCTTCATCTGCCGAGAATCCATGTACCGACTGATCTACGCCAGCCACGCGTGCGACGCGTGCCCGGAGGACGTTGCCCGCATCGTCGAACGGTCCAGGGCGCGCAACCCGGGCCTGGGCATCACCGGCGTGCTGTGCCTGCTCGATGCCACCTACATGCAGTACCTCGAGGGCGAGGAGCGCGCCGTGCGCGCGCTTTTCGCGCGCATCGCCAGGGACGCGCGGCACCGCAACGCCACCGTCCTCGATCAGCGCCCGATGGCGCGGCGCGCCTACCCCGACTGGTCGATGGCGCTGATGCAATGGGACGACCGTACCAAGGCGATCTTCCGGAGTTTCTCGCCCGGCAAGCACCTGGACCTGTACGCCAGCGATCCCGCGACGGCCGCCCCGCTCGTGCGCGCCCTCACACGCGACGCGGACTGGAGATTCCAGCCCTGAGGCCGCCGTCCTGCGACGGCGGCGCCGTGGCGGACTCGTAACACGAGGTTTCGATTCATTTCGCGGCCGCGCGGATTCCGTGCGCCTTTTATCGACAATCCGGACGTCGAGAAAACACAGCCGCGCAAACCACATGACGTCCGCACGAGAGCCGGACCCCGAGGAGTTCAGGGTCGCCAAGAGTCATCTCAATTTTCCCGTCGTCGGCTTCGGCGCGTCGGCTGGCGGGTTGGCGGCCCTGCAGAAGCTGCTGGGTCGCATGCCGGAGACGCCCGGCATGGCCCTGGTGGTGGTGATGCACCTGAGTCCCGAGCACGAGAGCATGCTCGGCACGATCCTGCAGCGGGTGACGAGGCTGCCCATCGTCACCGTCACGCAATCCACGCCGATCGAGGTGGACCACCTCTACGTGATCTCGCCGGCGCTGAAGCTGGTGATGAGCGACGGCCACCTCCACGTGGCGCCGCTGACCACGCTGCCCGCGCGCGGCGCCTCGATCGACCTTTTCTTCCGCACCCTGGCGCAGGCGCACCAGGAGCGCGCGATCGGGGTGGTGCTGTCCGGCTCGGGCAGCGACGGCGCGCAGGGGCTGCGCCGGATCAAGGAACTCGGCGGCGTCGCGATCGCGCAGAGCCTGGAGGACGCCGAGTTCGACGGCATGCCCGGGGCCGCCATCCAGACCGGCGTGGTCGACTTCGTGCTGACCGCCGAGGAGATCGCGCCC
This genomic stretch from Comamonadaceae bacterium OTU4NAUVB1 harbors:
- a CDS encoding SDR family oxidoreductase produces the protein MTSSRQKIALVTGASRGIGAAIARRLADDGFAVVLNHANSPREADELVLSMNAREQTAMAVQADVASSSQVKAMFDEVEHTLGTIDVLVNNAGILRTTPLAQTSDADYDRHFDVNAKGTFNTMREAATRLNEGGRIVNFSSTTLALNLPGYAVYNATKAAVEAFTHVFAKELRGRAITVNAIAPGPVATALFLDGKSDALIAQFAKMPPLERLGQPDDIASVVSFLAGHDAAWVNGQILRVNGGLA
- a CDS encoding SDR family NAD(P)-dependent oxidoreductase; the protein is MKQAGRIALITGGNKGIGRQIGRELGRGGLTVLIGARSLARGDAAAGTLRAEGIDAHAIEIDVTDEASVARAADRILGRFGSLDILVNNAGINDPGDGRPAHASVDAVRRLLETNFLGALAVTQSMLPLLRRGRSAKIVNLSSSLGSLSLNSDPTSPYHQAQWIGYNASKAALNMLTVQLAQELGEHGIAVNAVCPGFVRTDLNGNTGVLTVEEGAATAVRLALTETGGTGQFLDARGQVPW
- a CDS encoding sensor domain-containing diguanylate cyclase, which encodes MQTRSVQRRTVHATTIFVVFVCLSLLAVDVWLAWRARDQQLRQAVVSNTNLASAVAQQMDGMIAEVGHLLDSIAYEMASDGSDRHVLDHVQPLLLNHVATNRHVQGIFVYDAEGAWVINSQAIASEGRNNADRAYFVDHREAASLAVRVGTPLVSRSSGRWIIPVSRRFNDAAGRFAGVVLATIEVEHVNRLLANFEIGQQGALTVALNDGAILVRRPFAAENLGKTIAGTPLQKDFASRAAGTYESISPFDGVERLGSFQHTQGHSLLVSVALSKREMLREWRETTWIQTLWIVLLCAITALAGALVVRSVRQRMRVELDLGATRDELTRANARLSQLASHDGLTGLANRRALDEALARDFAESCRSGEPLSLVMIDVDHFKRYNDRYGHPQGDACLQQVALAVQSAARRPLDLVARYGGEEMVMVLPHTDALGATMVAEMARAAVEALAIPHATHPLQKVTVSVGVASRTFDNAIQEVQALVRHADEALYEAKAAGRNRVVVHRDQAIYPRLIAA
- a CDS encoding BLUF domain-containing protein; protein product: MYRLIYASHACDACPEDVARIVERSRARNPGLGITGVLCLLDATYMQYLEGEERAVRALFARIARDARHRNATVLDQRPMARRAYPDWSMALMQWDDRTKAIFRSFSPGKHLDLYASDPATAAPLVRALTRDADWRFQP